In Panicum virgatum strain AP13 chromosome 4N, P.virgatum_v5, whole genome shotgun sequence, a single window of DNA contains:
- the LOC120671510 gene encoding diphthamide biosynthesis protein 3-like encodes MSAYDEVEIEDMEWNAELKAYTYPCPCGDLFQITLEDLRLGEEIARCPSCSLFLTVVYNAEDFAEAKEPPHKPGPSPVAVA; translated from the coding sequence ATGTCGGCGTACGACGAGGTGGAGATCGAGGACATGGAGTGGAACGCGGAGCTGAAGGCGTACACGTACCCGTGCCCCTGCGGCGACCTCTTCCAGATCACGCTCGAGGACCTCCGCCTCGGGGAGGAGATTGCGCGGTGCCCCTCGTGCTCCCTCTTCCTCACCGTCGTCTACAACGCCGAGGACTTCGCCGAAGCCAAGGAGCCGCCCCACAAGCCGGGCCCGAGCCCAGTCGCCGTCGCCTGA
- the LOC120671511 gene encoding TBC1 domain family member 5 homolog A-like has translation MTMPGSPARPSFSSLRGARWRADLGILPGSAAVSIDELRRAAADSRRRYANLRRRLLIDPHLSKDEEGAPDLIVENPLSQNPDSTWGQYFKNAELEKMLNQDLSRLYPELGDFFQTSTCQSMLGRILLVWSLRYPEFGYRQGMHELLAPLLYVLHADVQHFKQVRDLHEELLDDDFDGQTFPDRSKLNRSDRKNNVEGRTSKIRSLADLDPDTRDLFLINDAYGAEGELGIILSEKFMEHDVYSMFENLMNGAQGVVAITDFYSLSPAPESSTGLTPVREASSAIYHLLASVDSSLHSHLVELGVEPQYFALRWLRVLFGREFSLDNLLFIWDEIFSSPNHSYSTDISMTDYHFKVLSSPRGALILSMAVSMMLHLRSSLLGSEHATSCLVRLLNFPEDIDLKTLIEKATLLQSLALEANLPSSSVRGKSLLSTPNYWEETWKILQSSIDQKGGGVFKMKGRGFLRRSLSNTNTESNVSRSKAANSEKNNFTSTRQPTIDELHNTDVVPANLINSVPQMPIEEQKDHIGQSTSEAIGSNSKNSHETGQRDGYCSTSGEIKDSLGAASGYLSRTSSTSLSCGTEYDHDTHHMEEPCVPCDDNVVNEPDPHSGHRDRTDEATATMNRTSGVVETHPVQQERLCSVDGKLKIKYDQNPTMAEGGQKETLVIGSISNTADKELTRTLRYLGESMVENIQAIELLFQPNSLSTSVEKLEKSMSSSTEQAKAAAALKELRKISDLLRQI, from the exons ATATGCTAATTTGCGGAGAAGGCTATTAATAGATCCCCATCTTTCCAAGGATGAAGAAGGTGCCCCTGACTTGATTGTGGAGAATCCACTGTCACAGAACCCAG ACAGCACTTGGGGTCAATATTTCAAGAATGCGGAGCTTGAGAAAATGCTTAATCAAGATCTATCGCGGCTGTATCCTGAACTGGGGGACTTCTTCCAAACAAGCACATGTCAGTCTATGCTTGGACGTATATTGTTAGTATGGAGCCTTAGATACCCAGAGTTTGGTTACAGACAAG GAATGCATGAACTCTTAGCTCCTCTTCTCTATGTCCTTCATGCTGATGTGCAGCACTTCAAACAAGTCAGGGACCTTCATGAAGAGCTTCTGGATGATGATTTTGATGGCCAAACTTTTCCGGATCGGTCAAAGCTGAACAGAAGTGACAGGAAAAACAATGTTGAGGGTAGAACATCTAAAATTAGAAGTTTGGCCGACCTTGATCCTGATACTAGGGATCTGTTCTTGATAAATGATGCATACGGAGCAGAGGGTGAGCTGGGCATTATTTTATCAGAAAAGTTTATGGAGCATGATGTGTACTCGATGTTTGAGAATTTAATGAATGGTGCCCAAGGAGTGGTTGCTATCACTGACTTCTATTCTCTCAGTCCTGCACCAGAATCAAGCACTGGTTTAACACCTGTAAGGGAGGCATCATCTGCAATATATCACTTGCTTGCTAGTGTGGATTCCTCTCTTCATAGTCACCTTGTGGAATTGGGGGTGGAACCTCAATACTTTGCATTGCGATGGCTTCGTGTCCTATTTGGTCGTGAATTTTCACTTGACAATCTTCTGTTTATTTGGGATGAGATATTCTCTTCTCCTAACCATTCATATTCTACCGACATCAGTATGACTGACTATCATTTTAAAGTCTTAAGTTCTCCTCGTGGGGCACTGATTTTGTCAATGGCAGTCTCAATGATGCTTCATCTCAGATCCTCCTTGTTAGGGAGCGAACATGCCACTTCTTGCCTAGTGAGGTTGTTAAATTTTCCAGAAGATATTGACTTAAAGACATTAATTGAGAAAGCCACGTTACTGCAATCTCTTGCCCTTGAAGCAAATCTTCCTTCATCCTCTGTGAGAGGAAAATCTCTCTTGTCTACACCCAACTATTGGGAAGAGACATGGAAGATTCTCCAATCATCAATAGACCAAAAGGGTGGTGGTGTCTTCAAGATGAAGGGAAGGGGCTTCTTGAGAAGAAGCTTGTCTAACACTAACACTGAATCAAATGTTTCCAGAAGCAAGGCTGCTAATTCTGAAAAGAACAATTTTACTTCAACTAGGCAGCCTACTATTGATGAACTTCACAATACTGATGTAGTTCCTGCAAATCTCATAAATAGTGTGCCACAGATGCCTATAGAAGAACAAAAGGATCATATTGGTCAAAGTACTTCAGAGGCTATTGGGAGTAATTCAAAGAATTCTCATGAGACAGGCCAGCGTGATGGTTACTGCTCAACTTCAGGTGAAATTAAGGATTCTCTTGGAGCAGCCAGTGGGTATTTATCGAGGACCAGTAGCACCTCTTTGTCATGTGGTACTGAATACGATCATGATACCCATCATATGGAAGAACCATGTGTTCCCTGTGATGACAATGTGGTTAATGAGCCTGATCCACACTCTGGGCACAGAGATAGAACTGATGAAGCAACAGCCACAATGAATCGAACATCTGGAGTAGTGGAAACTCATCCAGTTCAACAGGAAAGACTCTGTTCTGTTGATGGAAAGTTGAAAATAAAATATGACCAAAATCCCACTATGGCTGAAGGTGGCCAAAAGGAAACATTGGTAATAGGTTCGATTTCAAATACGGCTGATAAAGAGTTAACCAGAACATTAAGATATCTCGGTGAATCAATGGTTGAGAACATTCAG GCTATCGAGTTGCTATTTCAACCCAATTCACTCTCAACTTCGGTGGAGAAACTTGAGAAATCTATGTCTAGTAGCACAGAGCAAGCTAAGGCGGCAGCAGCTCTAAAAGAACTAAGGAAGATCAGTGACCTTCTACGTCAAATCTAA